The Leucobacter viscericola genome includes a window with the following:
- the fdrA gene encoding acyl-CoA synthetase FdrA — MSRHISIRKNTYLDSVSLMSMSTKANGVDGVSQAFIAMATPMNKEVLANLDITDAAIEEAKPSDLMIIVDAEDALLESAITAVDDIIARKNDGGATASETRYRTLDSAFEAAADSNLVLISVNGAFAAREARKALNANKNVMIFSDNVSVEDELELKQLAHEKGLLVMGPDCGTAIINGTGLAFANAVRRGSIGVVGASGTGSQEVSARIHDFGGGISQLIGTGGRDLSTEIGGISMIDGIRALDADPETKVILIVSKPPAEEVAEKVLAVAGAASKPVIVTFLGSSRTESGYDNVRIVQGTKPAALAAVVASGIDESTLDLHPLNLPLIAEVRAKLAPEQRFIRGLFCGGTLCDEAMFAAIEKFDNVYSNIQKDPARVLGATDPSREHTFLDMGDDDFTNGRPHPMIDPSLRLKRIVEEAKDPSVGVIAMDFVLGYGSHEDPVGVTIDAITEAKAIAAARGQHLEILGYVLGTDLDTPAIAEQVALLEAAGVTISSSSTNLGLLAREFVA, encoded by the coding sequence ATGAGCCGGCACATCAGTATTCGCAAGAACACCTACCTTGATTCGGTCTCGCTCATGTCCATGAGCACAAAGGCAAACGGCGTCGATGGCGTCTCGCAGGCATTTATTGCCATGGCGACGCCGATGAACAAGGAGGTGCTGGCCAACCTCGACATCACGGATGCCGCGATCGAAGAGGCGAAGCCGAGTGACCTCATGATCATCGTTGACGCGGAAGACGCGCTGCTTGAGAGCGCGATCACCGCGGTCGATGACATCATCGCCCGCAAAAACGACGGCGGTGCAACTGCCTCCGAGACCCGCTACCGCACCCTCGACAGCGCGTTTGAAGCCGCTGCCGATTCAAACTTGGTACTCATCTCAGTGAACGGTGCATTCGCGGCTCGCGAGGCTCGTAAGGCCCTGAACGCCAACAAAAACGTCATGATCTTCTCTGACAATGTGTCGGTCGAAGACGAGCTCGAGCTGAAGCAGCTCGCTCACGAAAAAGGTTTGCTCGTGATGGGACCCGACTGCGGCACCGCAATCATCAACGGCACCGGGCTCGCCTTCGCAAACGCCGTGCGCCGCGGCTCCATCGGTGTTGTCGGGGCCTCGGGCACCGGCAGCCAAGAGGTCTCGGCGCGCATCCACGATTTCGGCGGCGGCATTTCGCAGCTGATCGGCACGGGTGGCCGGGATCTCTCGACCGAGATCGGCGGCATCTCAATGATCGATGGCATCCGCGCACTCGATGCCGATCCCGAAACCAAAGTTATCTTGATCGTTTCGAAGCCGCCCGCCGAGGAGGTCGCCGAGAAGGTGCTCGCCGTTGCGGGCGCCGCGTCGAAGCCTGTCATCGTTACCTTCCTGGGCTCATCGCGCACCGAATCGGGTTACGACAACGTGCGCATCGTGCAGGGCACCAAACCCGCAGCACTCGCGGCGGTTGTTGCGAGCGGCATCGATGAGTCCACACTCGACCTGCACCCGCTCAACCTTCCCCTGATCGCGGAGGTGCGCGCGAAGCTCGCCCCCGAGCAGCGCTTCATCCGCGGACTCTTCTGCGGCGGAACGCTCTGCGACGAGGCCATGTTTGCCGCAATCGAAAAGTTCGACAACGTCTACTCGAACATCCAGAAGGATCCGGCTCGCGTTCTCGGCGCGACCGATCCGTCGCGGGAGCACACCTTCCTCGACATGGGTGACGACGATTTCACGAACGGACGCCCGCACCCGATGATCGATCCGTCCCTGCGTTTGAAGCGCATCGTTGAGGAGGCGAAGGATCCCTCCGTGGGTGTCATCGCCATGGACTTTGTGCTCGGCTACGGTTCACACGAGGATCCCGTTGGGGTCACTATCGATGCGATCACCGAAGCGAAGGCCATCGCGGCAGCCCGCGGTCAGCACCTCGAAATTCTCGGCTACGTGCTCGGCACCGACCTCGACACCCCGGCCATCGCTGAGCAGGTTGCACTGCTTGAGGCCGCAGGCGTCACCATTTCTTCTTCCTCCACCAACCTGGGCCTGCTAGCCCGCGAATTCGTCGCCTAA
- a CDS encoding carbamate kinase codes for MRAVVALGGNALAKRGEPMTADYLRKNVREACTALAQFATENEVVITHGNGPQVGLLALQNLAYQDVAAYPLDILGAETQGMIGYVVQQELSNALGGKREVTAILTTTVVDEYDPAFDRPTKLIGPQYSAHDAAEAAAEYRWTIAKDGDAFRRVVPSPVPQSIVQAPLVSRLLEAGSLVVCVGGGGVPVKEEGSGRRVGVQAVVDKDAASAALAADIKADMLIMLTDGDFVSENWGTPEQRDILTASADAISQIPFAEGSMQPKVDAAIRVARAGGRVLIGPLDRLDDLLARRIGTEIVPQLDEGIRYAKQPVKKTA; via the coding sequence ATGCGCGCTGTCGTCGCACTCGGAGGAAATGCACTCGCCAAACGTGGCGAGCCCATGACTGCCGACTACCTGCGTAAGAACGTGCGCGAGGCCTGCACCGCGCTCGCGCAGTTCGCCACCGAAAACGAGGTTGTCATCACCCACGGCAACGGCCCGCAGGTTGGACTGCTCGCGCTGCAGAATCTGGCCTACCAGGATGTCGCGGCCTACCCCCTCGATATCCTCGGCGCCGAGACGCAGGGCATGATCGGCTACGTTGTGCAGCAGGAGCTCTCGAACGCACTCGGCGGCAAACGAGAGGTGACAGCGATCCTCACCACAACCGTGGTTGACGAATACGATCCGGCTTTCGACCGCCCCACCAAACTCATCGGCCCACAGTACTCGGCGCACGACGCGGCCGAAGCCGCGGCCGAGTACCGCTGGACCATCGCTAAAGACGGCGACGCCTTCCGTCGTGTCGTTCCCTCACCCGTTCCGCAGTCAATCGTGCAGGCACCACTCGTGAGTCGTCTGCTCGAGGCGGGCAGCCTTGTTGTCTGCGTTGGCGGCGGCGGTGTTCCCGTGAAAGAAGAGGGATCGGGGCGGCGCGTTGGTGTGCAGGCCGTTGTTGACAAAGACGCGGCGAGTGCCGCGCTTGCCGCCGACATCAAAGCCGACATGCTCATCATGCTCACCGACGGCGACTTTGTGAGTGAGAACTGGGGCACCCCCGAGCAGCGTGACATTCTCACCGCTTCCGCCGATGCGATCTCGCAGATCCCCTTCGCTGAGGGATCGATGCAGCCGAAGGTTGATGCCGCGATTCGCGTGGCGCGGGCCGGTGGCCGAGTGCTTATTGGGCCACTCGACCGGCTCGACGACCTGCTTGCGCGCCGGATCGGCACGGAAATTGTGCCGCAGCTTGACGAGGGTATTCGCTACGCGAAGCAACCCGTCAAAAAGACCGCATAG
- a CDS encoding DUF2877 domain-containing protein, translating to MFENPSRTRPVVADEIWRPVLAEAAQQAIHTTVHSAFDHAVNIVVDGELLTLLASTGRPQPGAMITSQRHFVGVRAGEAVALREHAVVLGNAGSSALAVDVHGITYFTCRVEPLTASALETRDPFDDGEPPYSIDPPGAFTPNPSQLPFDRAVAVRLQHARSAFSLALAGQLSQRPTSPLNSLRRAIADLIGLGIGLTPSGDDYLVGALATLSLHPDSADARLAVAVCLSDLLLGSDGAGRTTDISRHFLIAACKRSFHHDLAAAGRALLEHDARAISETFAATAAIGSTSGSDALTGLVDAHNLLLRPIPGQLPANLKVNTHD from the coding sequence ATGTTTGAGAACCCGTCAAGAACTCGCCCGGTTGTGGCCGACGAGATCTGGCGGCCCGTATTAGCTGAGGCGGCTCAGCAGGCCATTCACACGACGGTTCATAGCGCATTTGATCACGCGGTAAACATCGTTGTCGACGGTGAGCTGCTCACCCTGCTCGCGAGCACCGGGCGGCCGCAACCGGGAGCCATGATTACCTCTCAGAGGCATTTCGTGGGCGTACGCGCGGGGGAGGCCGTCGCTCTTCGCGAACATGCGGTCGTGCTCGGGAACGCCGGTAGCTCAGCGCTGGCGGTGGACGTGCACGGGATCACGTACTTTACCTGTCGCGTCGAACCGCTCACCGCGAGCGCGCTCGAAACTCGGGATCCGTTTGACGACGGAGAACCTCCCTACAGCATTGATCCTCCGGGAGCGTTCACCCCAAACCCCTCTCAGCTCCCGTTCGATCGCGCCGTCGCTGTTCGGCTCCAACACGCGAGATCGGCATTTTCCCTCGCCCTCGCCGGGCAGCTCTCCCAACGCCCCACCTCCCCTCTCAACAGCCTGCGCCGGGCCATCGCCGATCTCATCGGTTTGGGGATAGGTCTCACCCCGTCTGGTGATGACTATCTCGTTGGTGCACTCGCGACACTCTCCCTGCACCCCGACTCAGCAGATGCGCGACTCGCAGTCGCCGTGTGCCTGAGCGACCTCCTGCTTGGCTCCGATGGTGCTGGACGCACCACGGATATCAGTCGACACTTTCTTATCGCGGCCTGCAAGCGCTCATTCCACCATGACCTTGCCGCGGCGGGCCGTGCTCTGCTCGAACATGATGCGAGGGCGATCTCTGAGACGTTTGCAGCCACTGCGGCAATCGGATCAACCTCGGGCTCAGACGCGCTCACCGGCCTCGTTGATGCCCACAATCTTTTACTTCGACCCATCCCAGGGCAATTGCCCGCGAACCTGAAAGTGAATACCCATGACTGA
- a CDS encoding ankyrin repeat domain-containing protein, with the protein MTETLWPELVATASADEVRAAIAAGADPSATATTEQQRSSAALIAARARNFDALDALIEAGADINAQNRVKLNPFLWACINDDIEVARHMVAAGADIERRTRFDGYGIHPTSEKGYVELTRYLATLPDMNVNYTNLCGWTPLLEAIILREGDAAQQEIVQILLDAGADPKMVDQWGVSPLQHAEKLGFTEIAAQLREAGA; encoded by the coding sequence ATGACTGAAACCCTGTGGCCCGAGCTTGTCGCAACCGCCTCCGCCGACGAAGTGCGTGCGGCGATCGCAGCCGGCGCCGATCCCAGCGCAACGGCGACGACCGAGCAGCAGCGATCCTCTGCCGCCCTGATCGCGGCGCGCGCCCGCAACTTCGACGCTCTCGATGCGTTGATCGAGGCGGGTGCAGACATCAACGCGCAGAACCGCGTCAAACTCAACCCGTTTTTGTGGGCGTGCATTAACGACGACATTGAAGTCGCCCGTCACATGGTCGCCGCGGGCGCCGACATTGAGCGGAGAACCCGGTTCGACGGCTACGGGATCCACCCAACCTCTGAGAAGGGGTATGTCGAGCTAACGCGCTACCTCGCAACGCTGCCCGACATGAACGTGAACTACACAAATCTCTGCGGGTGGACTCCACTGCTAGAGGCCATCATTTTGCGGGAGGGCGATGCGGCCCAGCAAGAGATCGTACAGATATTGCTCGACGCCGGAGCTGACCCGAAGATGGTCGACCAGTGGGGCGTCTCACCACTGCAGCACGCGGAGAAGCTCGGATTTACCGAGATCGCCGCGCAGCTGCGAGAGGCCGGCGCCTAG
- a CDS encoding cytosine permease produces MTDTETRGLIDPGAEAVEQYRSRGYVDDVLPIRPMDRTWKVPQFITVWMGPIHNILSYFTVMTFFALGLNAWQVVGAILTAAVIVSVGYVLNGQAAAKYGVPFAMQVREAFGHKGALIPTWIRGIIAGFMFFGITSVSSAQAFDVVFDTIFPGFLQIGGGAEFLGLPIPTLISYVITWVITVGLFLAGQKFLGKFSTWANPVVYVLVVIAVVLAVINAGGLGETFSVRVVDSPVTPIIFITCVSMLVSNWAGPIVNTGDYTRNAKSLRAPAIGFPIGVIGSYLLFALVAVSFVASLQVATNGNFDINRPGVFVEAINSIGNPFVVVVLIIAMNVGAVAFVVFGNMLPAGLQLAAQLPKFFTVKRGALLTAVIGTLILPWQFVENTNMLFLFYSIIGSLFGPIVGIMLSSYFIERRRRVDIPGIYADYRGGERGSLPAYNWRAIAVLAISFVLTMSGRLPGVSSIEFFAQVNNLAFFSGLIIGFVGYTLTLLAGRRNAIPTSSI; encoded by the coding sequence ATGACAGACACAGAAACCCGAGGTCTGATTGACCCGGGCGCCGAAGCCGTCGAGCAATACCGCTCGCGCGGCTACGTTGATGATGTGCTGCCGATCCGCCCCATGGATCGCACCTGGAAAGTGCCGCAGTTTATTACCGTGTGGATGGGACCAATCCACAACATTCTGAGCTACTTCACCGTGATGACGTTCTTCGCTCTCGGGCTGAACGCGTGGCAGGTGGTTGGCGCGATCCTGACCGCCGCCGTGATCGTTTCGGTGGGGTATGTGCTGAACGGGCAGGCTGCCGCAAAGTACGGGGTGCCGTTTGCAATGCAGGTGCGTGAGGCGTTTGGTCACAAGGGCGCACTGATCCCGACCTGGATTCGCGGCATCATTGCGGGCTTCATGTTCTTCGGAATCACCAGTGTCTCGTCTGCGCAGGCCTTTGACGTCGTGTTTGACACGATCTTCCCGGGATTCCTGCAGATTGGTGGCGGCGCCGAGTTCCTCGGGCTGCCGATTCCGACCCTGATTTCTTACGTCATCACCTGGGTGATTACGGTCGGTCTGTTCCTCGCCGGGCAGAAATTTCTCGGTAAGTTCAGCACCTGGGCAAACCCCGTCGTGTACGTGCTCGTTGTCATTGCCGTGGTGCTTGCCGTGATTAACGCAGGCGGCCTTGGCGAGACCTTCTCGGTGCGTGTGGTTGATAGCCCGGTGACTCCGATCATCTTCATCACCTGCGTCTCAATGCTGGTCTCGAACTGGGCAGGCCCGATCGTGAACACGGGAGACTACACTCGCAACGCGAAGTCGCTGCGAGCGCCCGCCATCGGATTCCCGATTGGTGTCATCGGATCGTATCTGCTGTTCGCGCTGGTCGCGGTCTCGTTTGTGGCATCGCTGCAGGTGGCGACAAACGGCAACTTCGACATCAACCGCCCGGGTGTGTTTGTTGAGGCGATCAACTCGATCGGCAACCCGTTTGTGGTCGTGGTGTTGATTATCGCGATGAACGTGGGAGCTGTTGCGTTTGTGGTGTTCGGAAACATGCTGCCAGCTGGCCTGCAGTTGGCCGCACAGTTGCCGAAGTTCTTTACGGTGAAGCGCGGTGCTCTGCTGACCGCGGTGATTGGCACACTGATTCTGCCGTGGCAGTTTGTTGAGAACACCAACATGCTGTTCCTGTTCTACTCGATTATCGGGTCGCTGTTCGGGCCCATCGTCGGCATCATGCTGTCCTCGTACTTCATCGAGCGCCGTCGCCGAGTAGACATCCCCGGCATCTACGCGGACTACCGCGGGGGCGAGCGCGGATCCCTCCCCGCTTACAACTGGCGTGCGATCGCGGTACTGGCGATCAGCTTTGTGCTCACCATGAGTGGACGTTTGCCCGGGGTGTCGTCCATTGAGTTCTTCGCTCAGGTCAACAACCTGGCGTTCTTCTCTGGCCTCATCATCGGCTTTGTGGGCTACACCCTCACGCTGCTTGCCGGGCGCCGGAATGCAATCCCCACCTCTAGCATCTAG
- a CDS encoding nucleoside deaminase: MDNYFKLACDATIEGMQAGTGGPFGATLVDASGEVIVAVGNTVLRDTDPSGHAEMVAVREACAKLNTLDLAGTTMYATCEPCPMCVAVMMWAGVSKCFFASTRVDAADNGFSDQHLRDYLDGSDPAAFDMEHLDEGRDDCAEIWTEFQRLNA; encoded by the coding sequence ATGGACAACTACTTCAAACTCGCCTGTGACGCCACGATCGAGGGCATGCAAGCCGGCACCGGTGGCCCCTTTGGTGCCACGCTTGTCGACGCCTCCGGAGAGGTGATCGTCGCGGTGGGCAACACCGTGCTGCGCGACACGGATCCCTCCGGTCACGCCGAGATGGTGGCTGTGCGCGAGGCCTGCGCCAAGCTCAACACGCTCGATCTCGCGGGCACCACCATGTACGCGACCTGCGAGCCGTGCCCCATGTGCGTCGCCGTCATGATGTGGGCGGGAGTCTCGAAGTGCTTCTTCGCCTCCACCCGTGTCGATGCGGCCGACAACGGGTTCTCGGATCAGCACCTGCGCGACTACCTCGACGGCAGCGATCCCGCCGCCTTCGACATGGAGCACCTCGACGAGGGCCGTGACGACTGCGCCGAGATTTGGACTGAGTTTCAGCGTCTGAACGCGTAG
- a CDS encoding DEAD/DEAH box helicase, translating to MTEQTTPATPSFLDLGVPAPLADALAKNGKSAPFPIQRDTLPDTLAGRDVLGRGRTGSGKTIAFGIPLVANLAENVAQKRRPNKPRAIVLAPTRELVTQIAETIKFLADPVGVRVTTIFGGVSQRRQEEVLERGVDIVVAAPGRLDDLMKQGIVDLGSVEITVLDEADHMADMGFLPVVTRILNKTPQRGQRLLFSATLDNGVDNIVKKYLHDPIMHSVDSAESPVPQLTHHVFEVSGKSDKDALIEALASGTARRIFFTRMKHQAKRLAKQLTAQGIPAVELQGNLSQNARDRNLAEFVSGEARVLVATDVAARGVHVDGVDLVVHIDPPVEHKAYLHRSGRTARAGNEGDVVTLVLPEQRGEMKSLLRQAKIKVTPRHVNPNAANIDPEVLALIGEVAPRLDPKEIERKRAANQNAQQRAAGHAPQGEGRSQGANAKRKRSRGGRGGSDNQSQGGQSRGQGSGRGQGSGRGQGSGRGQGSGSGQSRNGQGSGSGQTRGGQGGSGGQQGGQRRTGRRASGGGSSTVYSTNS from the coding sequence GTGACCGAACAGACCACTCCAGCAACGCCCTCCTTCCTGGATCTCGGCGTTCCCGCACCCCTCGCAGACGCACTCGCCAAAAATGGCAAGTCTGCACCGTTTCCGATCCAGCGCGACACCCTGCCCGACACACTCGCTGGCCGCGACGTGCTCGGCCGCGGACGCACGGGATCAGGCAAGACCATTGCGTTCGGGATCCCGCTCGTTGCAAACCTCGCCGAGAACGTGGCGCAGAAGCGTCGTCCGAACAAGCCGCGGGCCATCGTGCTCGCCCCGACTCGTGAGCTCGTCACGCAGATCGCGGAGACCATCAAGTTTCTGGCTGATCCAGTTGGCGTACGCGTCACGACCATCTTCGGGGGCGTCTCGCAGCGCCGCCAGGAAGAGGTGCTTGAGCGCGGCGTCGATATCGTCGTTGCCGCTCCGGGCCGCCTCGATGACCTCATGAAGCAGGGCATCGTTGACCTAGGCTCGGTCGAAATTACCGTGCTCGACGAGGCCGACCACATGGCCGACATGGGCTTTCTGCCCGTCGTCACCCGCATTCTCAACAAGACCCCGCAGCGCGGCCAGCGCCTGCTGTTCAGCGCCACACTCGACAACGGCGTAGACAACATCGTCAAGAAGTACCTGCACGATCCGATCATGCACTCGGTCGATTCGGCAGAGTCCCCCGTGCCCCAGCTCACGCACCACGTGTTTGAGGTCTCGGGCAAGTCCGACAAGGACGCACTCATCGAGGCGCTCGCGAGCGGCACCGCCCGCCGCATCTTCTTCACGCGCATGAAGCACCAGGCGAAGCGTCTTGCCAAGCAGCTGACCGCACAGGGCATCCCCGCGGTGGAGCTGCAGGGCAACCTCTCGCAGAATGCGCGCGACCGCAACCTCGCCGAGTTCGTCAGTGGCGAAGCGCGCGTGCTCGTTGCGACCGACGTTGCTGCCCGTGGCGTGCACGTCGACGGTGTGGACCTGGTCGTGCACATCGATCCCCCGGTCGAGCACAAGGCATACCTGCACCGCTCCGGCCGCACCGCCCGCGCGGGCAACGAGGGTGACGTTGTGACCCTCGTGCTGCCCGAACAGCGCGGCGAGATGAAGTCGCTGCTGCGCCAGGCCAAAATCAAGGTCACACCCCGTCACGTGAACCCGAACGCGGCGAACATCGACCCGGAGGTGCTCGCGCTTATTGGCGAGGTGGCGCCGCGCCTCGATCCCAAGGAGATCGAGCGCAAGCGTGCCGCTAACCAGAACGCTCAGCAGCGCGCTGCGGGCCATGCACCCCAGGGTGAGGGTCGCAGCCAGGGCGCTAACGCAAAGCGCAAGCGCTCGCGCGGCGGCCGCGGTGGATCAGACAATCAGAGCCAGGGCGGCCAGAGTCGGGGTCAGGGCTCCGGGCGCGGTCAGGGCTCCGGGCGCGGTCAGGGCTCGGGTCGCGGTCAAGGTTCCGGATCCGGCCAGAGCCGTAACGGTCAGGGCTCAGGATCCGGCCAAACCCGCGGTGGCCAGGGCGGCTCCGGCGGCCAGCAGGGCGGCCAGCGCCGCACCGGCCGTCGCGCGAGCGGAGGCGGATCCAGCACCGTCTACTCGACCAACAGCTAG
- a CDS encoding ATP-binding protein encodes MARIHIREFHDDDLDAVVRLWWEARTSAEQPVYSLAEVTASCREDHAVVAVRDDEIVAAAVGRAAHAQGWVVFFGIEEGARSENVSGALFDALERRMAPLGLSTLSVLMPEGSRLEMLTSNGFVTRHSLRYLERQMPVQRRELDLLKDVGGRVLPRHLWGNVAGMRHEKQLLEERLVAPLAQPDLADRYGVVPPRAVMLFGPPGTGKTTFAKAVASRLDWPFVEVFPSRLGDGVTSMAASLRETFEQIVQLEHAVVFIDEVEEIASQRRGDPPSPTQGVTNELLKIVAEFRDREGLLLVCATNFVRALDAAFLRHGRFDYVLPIGLPDDEARNAIWHRYVPAEIAQDVDVAALVAASAGLTPADIEYAARRASQDALARALRAGVRQEDDSATELATSDYLAALGVTRATVSAEEQAAFLEDIEALARL; translated from the coding sequence ATGGCACGCATTCACATTCGCGAATTTCACGATGACGATCTCGATGCAGTTGTGCGGCTGTGGTGGGAGGCGCGCACCTCAGCGGAACAGCCGGTTTACTCGCTCGCAGAGGTCACCGCGTCCTGTCGCGAAGATCACGCGGTTGTCGCGGTGCGGGACGATGAGATCGTCGCGGCCGCTGTGGGACGTGCGGCGCACGCACAGGGCTGGGTGGTGTTCTTCGGGATCGAGGAGGGCGCTCGTTCAGAGAACGTCTCCGGGGCCCTGTTCGATGCGCTTGAGCGGCGGATGGCGCCACTCGGGCTGTCGACGCTCTCGGTGCTGATGCCCGAGGGGAGTCGCCTTGAGATGCTGACTTCAAACGGGTTTGTCACCCGGCACAGCCTGCGTTATCTGGAACGGCAGATGCCCGTGCAGCGACGTGAACTCGACCTGTTGAAGGACGTGGGCGGACGAGTGCTGCCGCGCCATCTCTGGGGAAACGTTGCCGGTATGCGGCACGAGAAGCAACTGCTTGAGGAGCGCCTGGTCGCGCCGCTAGCCCAACCCGATCTCGCGGATCGCTACGGCGTAGTGCCGCCGCGTGCCGTGATGCTGTTTGGGCCTCCCGGAACCGGCAAAACAACGTTTGCCAAAGCCGTGGCTTCTCGCCTTGACTGGCCCTTCGTTGAGGTGTTCCCCTCGCGTCTGGGCGACGGGGTCACAAGCATGGCCGCATCCCTGCGCGAGACTTTTGAACAGATCGTGCAACTGGAGCACGCGGTGGTGTTTATCGACGAGGTTGAAGAGATTGCCTCGCAGCGGCGCGGTGATCCGCCCTCTCCCACGCAGGGAGTCACAAACGAGCTACTGAAGATTGTCGCGGAGTTTCGGGATCGCGAGGGCCTCTTGCTGGTGTGCGCGACGAACTTCGTGCGAGCACTCGACGCGGCGTTCCTACGCCACGGGCGGTTCGACTACGTGCTGCCGATCGGACTACCCGACGACGAAGCGCGCAACGCGATCTGGCATCGGTATGTGCCCGCCGAGATCGCCCAGGACGTTGACGTGGCGGCACTTGTCGCGGCCAGCGCAGGCCTCACACCCGCGGACATCGAGTACGCTGCTCGCCGCGCCTCGCAGGATGCGCTCGCACGCGCGCTGCGTGCCGGAGTGCGACAGGAAGACGACTCGGCGACCGAGCTTGCGACCTCCGACTATCTCGCCGCGCTCGGTGTGACCCGCGCTACGGTCTCGGCCGAAGAACAGGCTGCGTTCCTTGAAGACATTGAGGCCCTCGCACGATTGTGA
- a CDS encoding ABC transporter substrate-binding protein, translating into MIRSNRKRSFPLSAAILAAATAGVLALSACGSSDPLATESNNDTKAKDSTIVIGSQDYYSNEIIAEIYAQALESADYSVDRQFRIGQREVYLPEIEAGKIDLFPEYTGNLLQYWEPDTTARLSDDVYAALTKATPKGLRVLEQSPATDQDSYTVTQDFADKWKLKDVADLSNVTTPLTLGANSEAESRPYGPKGLADLYGIKDVGFTPIEDSGGPLTVKALKDDSIQLAVIYTADPTLSANHLVSLKDTKGVFLASHVVPLASDRVDEKAAKIINKISAAMSPEDLIALNGESVNDEESAAKIAQKWLADNKLV; encoded by the coding sequence ATGATTCGCTCCAACCGCAAACGTTCGTTCCCACTCTCCGCGGCCATTCTCGCGGCGGCAACCGCAGGGGTGCTAGCACTCTCAGCCTGTGGCTCAAGCGACCCATTGGCAACCGAGTCGAACAACGACACGAAGGCCAAGGACAGCACCATCGTCATTGGCTCGCAAGACTATTACTCGAACGAGATCATCGCCGAGATCTACGCACAGGCGCTCGAATCCGCTGATTACTCGGTTGATCGGCAGTTCAGGATCGGCCAGCGCGAGGTCTACCTGCCCGAGATCGAAGCGGGCAAGATCGATCTCTTCCCCGAGTACACCGGCAATCTGCTGCAGTACTGGGAGCCCGACACCACGGCACGCCTCTCTGACGATGTGTACGCCGCGCTGACCAAGGCCACCCCGAAGGGACTGCGTGTGCTTGAGCAGTCTCCGGCCACGGACCAGGACAGCTACACGGTCACGCAGGACTTCGCCGACAAGTGGAAGCTGAAGGACGTAGCCGACCTCTCAAACGTGACAACCCCGCTGACGCTCGGGGCTAACTCCGAAGCGGAATCGCGACCCTACGGACCAAAGGGCCTCGCAGATCTCTACGGCATCAAAGATGTCGGATTCACCCCGATCGAAGACAGCGGCGGGCCGCTCACCGTCAAGGCCCTGAAAGACGATTCGATTCAACTCGCTGTCATCTACACTGCCGACCCAACACTCAGCGCGAACCATCTTGTATCGCTCAAAGACACCAAGGGAGTGTTCCTGGCTTCACATGTCGTGCCGCTCGCGAGCGACCGTGTCGACGAGAAGGCCGCCAAGATTATCAACAAGATCAGCGCCGCTATGAGTCCCGAAGATCTCATTGCCCTCAACGGGGAAAGCGTGAACGATGAGGAATCCGCGGCGAAGATCGCTCAAAAGTGGTTGGCGGACAACAAGCTGGTCTAA
- a CDS encoding ABC transporter permease, whose amino-acid sequence MNLFSETLAWLSDPANWAGPSGIPTRLGQHLAITAIAVLLAAVISLPAGVLIGHTRRGAGFVGGLTGAARALPTLGVLTLLGLAFGIGLAAPLLALIVLAIPSLLAGAYAGVQSVDPTLPSAARAIGLSPTQVILRVEVPLALPILVGGIRAATLQVVSTATLAAYTADFGLGRYLFAGLKTRDYPQMLGGTILVIALTLALDVVLACCQRAAQRVRDPGGTSGSKKLSDATNHDRTNTVQHLHLRRKGSTP is encoded by the coding sequence GTGAACCTCTTCAGCGAGACTCTCGCGTGGCTCTCCGACCCCGCCAACTGGGCCGGGCCCAGCGGGATACCCACCCGACTGGGTCAACACCTCGCGATCACCGCAATCGCGGTGCTCCTTGCCGCGGTGATCTCACTTCCGGCCGGTGTGCTCATCGGCCACACTCGCCGCGGCGCAGGGTTCGTGGGTGGGCTTACCGGCGCCGCCCGCGCCCTGCCAACGCTGGGTGTGCTGACGCTCCTGGGACTGGCGTTCGGGATCGGTCTCGCTGCGCCACTTCTCGCGCTCATTGTCCTCGCGATCCCCTCACTCCTAGCCGGGGCGTACGCGGGGGTGCAGTCAGTCGATCCCACGCTGCCCTCCGCTGCTCGAGCGATCGGGTTGAGTCCGACGCAGGTCATTCTGCGCGTCGAAGTACCGCTCGCGCTCCCCATCTTGGTCGGGGGCATTCGGGCAGCGACCCTGCAGGTTGTATCAACGGCGACACTCGCCGCCTACACCGCAGATTTTGGACTGGGCCGTTACCTCTTTGCCGGCCTGAAGACAAGGGACTACCCGCAGATGCTCGGCGGCACGATACTCGTCATTGCGCTGACACTTGCCTTGGATGTTGTGCTCGCGTGCTGCCAACGGGCTGCGCAGCGGGTTCGGGATCCTGGCGGCACCTCGGGCTCGAAGAAACTCAGCGATGCAACCAACCATGATCGAACCAACACTGTTCAACACCTACACCTCCGCCGGAAGGGTTCAACTCCATGA